One genomic window of Chrysiogenes arsenatis DSM 11915 includes the following:
- the ftsH gene encoding ATP-dependent zinc metalloprotease FtsH: protein MFNTFNVQTTNTGNVPYSQFIGMVERGSIAEVQIQGDTIIGRDVEGRRIQTVAPNDPDMISTFKERGIQIDVRQPEGTPWYLQVLISWFPMLLLIGVWIFFMRQMQMGGNKAMSFGKSKAKMLSESDTKVTFNDVAGVEEAKEELVEIVDFLKDPKKFTKLGGKIPKGVLLMGSPGTGKTLLARAIAGEAGVPFFSISGSDFVEMFVGVGASRVRDLFEQGKKNAPCIIFIDEIDAVGRHRGAGLGGGHDEREQTLNQLLVEMDGFESNEGVILIAATNRPDVLDPALQRPGRFDRQVIVPKPDMKGRLGILKVHTSKIPLAPNVVLDTIARGTPGFSGADLSNLCNEAALIAARRNRIRVEMVDFEEAKDKVSMGPERRSMVLSEEERRNTAYHEAGHAIVGKFLKGTDPVHKVTIIPRGRALGVTMYLPQDDKFTHDAQYLENQIAMLMGGRIAEELVMKHKTTGAGNDIERATEIARRMVCEWGMSDEMGPLVYGQKQEEIFLGREITQHKNYSETTARSVDSEIQKFVMRNYENAKAILTTNIEILHEVAKKLLEEETIDGKAIDDIIRNHYPDYVPHTTSKPIDVVEASEVKVTADTNTVQPPEQPNTNNEPQDGTSPESDPASSNTPTRE from the coding sequence ATGTTTAACACGTTCAATGTTCAGACCACGAATACCGGAAACGTCCCCTATTCGCAATTTATCGGCATGGTTGAACGTGGTTCTATCGCAGAAGTGCAAATTCAGGGTGATACTATTATCGGACGTGACGTTGAAGGACGACGGATACAAACCGTGGCACCGAACGATCCCGACATGATTTCGACCTTTAAAGAGCGCGGCATACAAATTGATGTGCGCCAGCCGGAAGGGACGCCGTGGTATTTACAAGTCCTTATTTCCTGGTTCCCGATGCTGCTTCTGATTGGCGTATGGATTTTCTTTATGCGTCAGATGCAGATGGGCGGCAACAAAGCCATGAGTTTTGGTAAATCAAAAGCGAAAATGCTTTCAGAGTCCGACACAAAAGTAACGTTTAATGATGTTGCTGGTGTGGAAGAGGCCAAAGAAGAGCTGGTAGAAATCGTTGATTTCTTAAAAGATCCGAAAAAATTCACCAAGCTCGGGGGCAAAATCCCGAAAGGGGTTTTACTGATGGGCTCTCCCGGAACGGGAAAAACGCTGCTCGCGCGCGCCATTGCTGGCGAAGCCGGTGTGCCATTCTTTAGTATTTCCGGTTCGGACTTCGTAGAAATGTTTGTTGGGGTCGGCGCCAGCCGTGTGCGTGACCTGTTTGAACAAGGAAAAAAGAATGCGCCGTGTATTATTTTTATTGATGAAATCGACGCCGTTGGTCGCCACCGTGGTGCCGGGCTTGGTGGCGGTCACGACGAACGGGAACAAACCCTAAACCAGCTTCTGGTAGAAATGGATGGGTTTGAGTCGAACGAAGGGGTTATCCTGATTGCGGCCACCAACCGTCCTGATGTACTCGACCCTGCGCTGCAACGTCCTGGGCGCTTTGACCGTCAGGTTATCGTCCCCAAACCGGACATGAAAGGGCGCTTGGGTATTCTGAAAGTCCACACCTCGAAAATCCCACTGGCCCCCAATGTCGTACTCGACACGATCGCCCGTGGTACGCCGGGGTTTAGCGGCGCTGACTTGAGCAACTTGTGCAACGAAGCTGCACTGATTGCCGCTCGCCGTAACCGTATTCGCGTGGAAATGGTTGATTTTGAAGAGGCAAAAGATAAAGTCAGCATGGGGCCAGAACGCCGTTCGATGGTGCTTTCCGAAGAAGAACGCCGCAACACGGCCTATCACGAAGCGGGTCACGCAATTGTCGGCAAGTTTCTGAAAGGGACTGACCCGGTGCATAAAGTAACGATTATTCCCCGTGGCCGCGCGCTAGGCGTGACGATGTACTTGCCTCAGGATGATAAATTCACCCACGATGCCCAGTATCTGGAAAACCAGATTGCCATGCTGATGGGTGGCCGTATTGCAGAAGAGCTAGTGATGAAGCACAAAACAACCGGTGCTGGCAACGACATCGAACGCGCAACTGAAATTGCCCGCCGTATGGTGTGCGAGTGGGGGATGAGCGACGAGATGGGGCCGCTCGTCTATGGCCAAAAGCAAGAGGAGATTTTCCTTGGTCGTGAAATCACCCAGCACAAAAACTATAGCGAAACCACCGCTCGCTCCGTTGACAGCGAAATTCAAAAATTCGTGATGCGCAACTACGAAAACGCCAAAGCCATTCTGACCACCAATATTGAGATACTGCACGAAGTGGCCAAAAAACTTCTGGAAGAAGAAACCATAGACGGTAAGGCGATTGACGATATCATTCGTAACCATTACCCCGACTATGTGCCGCATACCACATCAAAACCGATTGATGTCGTGGAAGCCAGCGAGGTAAAAGTGACTGCCGATACCAACACAGTGCAACCGCCTGAGCAACCGAACACTAACAACGAGCCGCAGGACGGAACATCCCCTGAATCTGATCCCGCGTCATCTAACACCCCGACAAGGGAGTGA
- a CDS encoding ATP-binding cassette domain-containing protein: MSLLSVQNVRMAYGGPTLLENVNLQIEPGERVCLIGRNGTGKSTLLQIIAGAIPPDSGEVVKQQGIRVAFMSQEVAPALTGTVYRVIADGLGEAGQLLARYQQVSLDIAHTPSESNLNILERLQQQIDAADGWVVQQQVEQVTSRLGIDPHTPFDSLSGGMKRRVLLARSLVSRPNLLVLDEPTNHLDIDSINWLEQFLCQQAPTLLFVTHDRMFLRRVATRIVELDRGEITNWECDYPTYLARKKAALDVEAEHNAQFDKKLNQEEAWIRQGIKARRTRNEGRVRQLEQLRLQRKARREQEGRVRLNIQTAERSGNIVVTGTAITHRFGDNLIIDNFSPLIMRGDRIGLIGPNGVGKTTLLQILLGQLLPDSGSIEHGTKLAIAYFDQMRDQLDPTKTVQENVSDGTDTLLINGQPKHIISYLQDFLFTPARARTPVSALSGGERNRLLLAKMFSKPSNVLVLDEPTNDLDSETLELLEEQLYEYQGTLLVVSHDREFLNNIVTSTLVFEGNGRIAEFVGGYDDWLRQKATLQSIPSQAQAPAVVAATKVKEVAATTHATTRLTYGEKIELEKLPALIETMETEKEALFATLGDPLFYQRAPNDVQLTNERYATLEQQISAAYARWDELESKSL; the protein is encoded by the coding sequence ATGTCACTGTTGAGTGTACAAAATGTGCGGATGGCGTATGGCGGGCCAACGCTTTTAGAAAACGTCAATCTTCAGATAGAGCCCGGCGAGCGCGTATGTCTCATCGGGCGCAATGGCACGGGCAAATCAACCTTACTGCAAATTATTGCGGGTGCCATCCCTCCCGATAGCGGCGAAGTGGTCAAACAGCAAGGGATACGCGTCGCCTTTATGAGTCAAGAAGTTGCTCCCGCCCTGACCGGAACCGTCTACCGCGTTATCGCGGACGGATTAGGCGAAGCGGGGCAATTGTTGGCGCGCTACCAGCAGGTATCGCTTGATATCGCACACACGCCCTCTGAATCAAATCTGAACATTCTTGAACGCCTTCAGCAGCAGATTGATGCCGCTGACGGCTGGGTCGTGCAGCAACAGGTGGAACAGGTTACGTCCCGTCTGGGCATTGACCCGCACACGCCATTCGACTCGCTTTCCGGCGGAATGAAGCGCCGCGTGCTCTTGGCGCGCAGCTTGGTCAGTCGCCCGAATCTGCTTGTGCTGGACGAACCAACCAATCACCTTGATATCGACTCAATCAACTGGCTAGAACAGTTCCTTTGCCAGCAAGCGCCGACGCTGTTGTTTGTAACGCACGACCGGATGTTTTTGCGCCGTGTTGCCACGCGCATTGTCGAGCTAGATCGTGGCGAAATCACCAATTGGGAATGCGACTATCCCACATATTTGGCGCGCAAAAAGGCTGCTCTGGACGTCGAGGCGGAGCATAACGCCCAGTTTGACAAAAAACTGAATCAGGAAGAAGCGTGGATTCGGCAAGGGATTAAAGCAAGGCGCACCCGTAACGAAGGGCGTGTACGGCAGTTAGAACAGCTCCGGCTCCAGCGCAAGGCACGCCGCGAACAAGAAGGGCGTGTCAGGCTGAACATTCAAACGGCAGAGCGCTCTGGCAATATTGTTGTGACGGGAACGGCAATTACACATCGCTTTGGCGATAATTTGATTATCGATAACTTTTCGCCGCTCATTATGCGTGGCGACCGCATCGGTTTAATCGGCCCCAATGGCGTCGGGAAAACCACATTACTTCAAATTCTCCTTGGGCAACTGCTACCAGACAGTGGTTCCATCGAGCACGGAACCAAACTCGCCATTGCGTACTTCGACCAAATGCGTGATCAGCTCGATCCGACAAAAACCGTGCAAGAAAATGTGAGTGATGGGACTGATACGCTCCTCATCAACGGGCAGCCGAAACATATCATTAGCTATTTGCAGGATTTTCTCTTTACCCCGGCGCGCGCTCGCACTCCGGTCAGTGCCCTTTCGGGTGGCGAGCGGAACCGTTTATTGCTGGCGAAAATGTTCAGCAAGCCTTCGAACGTGTTGGTACTGGATGAACCGACCAACGACCTTGATAGCGAAACGCTCGAATTGCTGGAAGAGCAGTTGTACGAATATCAGGGGACGCTGCTTGTTGTCAGCCATGATCGTGAATTTTTAAATAATATCGTCACCTCAACGCTGGTGTTTGAAGGAAATGGGCGTATTGCCGAGTTTGTCGGTGGGTATGACGATTGGTTGCGCCAGAAGGCTACCTTGCAGTCTATACCGTCTCAAGCTCAAGCACCTGCTGTCGTAGCCGCCACGAAAGTCAAAGAGGTGGCCGCTACAACGCACGCCACAACACGTTTAACCTACGGCGAAAAAATTGAGCTGGAAAAACTTCCCGCCCTCATCGAAACCATGGAAACAGAAAAAGAGGCGCTCTTTGCTACCTTGGGCGATCCACTCTTTTACCAACGTGCGCCAAATGACGTCCAGCTAACCAACGAGCGCTATGCCACATTGGAACAACAAATCAGCGCCGCATACGCCCGCTGGGATGAGCTGGAAAGCAAGTCGCTGTAG